From the Leptidea sinapis chromosome 42, ilLepSina1.1, whole genome shotgun sequence genome, one window contains:
- the LOC126976702 gene encoding flexible cuticle protein 12-like: MKSFIAIALFVAVAAAIPVDNKDAVITKQTFNNIGVDGHQYSYETSDGKSEVQEGSFKNVGPEQVYEVRGSFSYPGPDGVFYTVNYVANENGFQPSGEHIPKA; this comes from the exons ATGAAATCT TTCATCGCAATTGCTCTGTTCGTCGCTGTGGCCGCTGCCATCCCAGTAGATAACAAAGACGCCGTTATCACTAAACAAACTTTTAACAACATCGGAGTTGATGGTCACCAATACAG CTACGAGACCAGCGACGGCAAATCCGAGGTCCAGGAAGGTTCGTTCAAGAACGTCGGTCCTGAACAGGTCTACGAGGTCCGCGGCTCCTTCTCCTACCCTGGTCCCGATGGCGTCTTTTACACCGTGAACTATGTCGCCAATGAGAATGGTTTCCAGCCCTCAGGTGAACACATCCCCAAAGCTTGA